The DNA region GTCCACGGGGACGCCCAGGATTTCAGTACGCGCCGGCTTCATCGATCAACCGCCGAAGTCGCGCGAGCGCGGCCCCCGGCACCCATCGCCGACTTCCGTCGTGATCCGCCCGGACCACCGTGACGAACTCATGGGGCAACGGCCCTTCGTAACGGCAGCGCACCGTCGCGATGGGCACCTTGACCCCGTACGCCGGAGACCTCCAGCCGGACGGCGGATCGGTTTCTCCGCGGTGCCATGACACCGCTCCACCCGTGACGTCGATTCGGACGGCCGTCGCCCCGGACCGGAGCACGGACGAGCCGGCCTCCACAAAGGGATCGGCCCCCAGATGCCAGTTCGCATCGAGCCGATGGACGCCGCGCCCCGTCAGCCGATCCAGAATCACCCAGCGGCTCGGCGGTTGGTACAGCAGCGCCCGCCAGTGCAGGACGCCGAGCCGTTTCAGATAGCCGTCATGGCTCGCCACGAGCGCGACGCTTCCGTCCGGATTTGTGTCCCGATGCGCGAGCCGGGTATAAAACGGCTGCGTCCACAAGAAGGCGGCTTCCTGGACGGCTTGATCCAGTCCGTCCACCGTCACGGTGTTGTGAGCGCTGGTTCCGCGGAAGTACCTCCTCCACGAAGGCTCGCCGGTGTATGTGTAAGTTCCCGGATCGATCAGGACTTCCAGGTCGTCGATGTCCAACAGGACCGAGAGCGCGTCGGCGTGGCCGTGCGCGTAGCAGGGGGCCATCCCGAGCGGCCCGTGGTCGAAGATCAGGCGCGAGCGGGCGCCGTCCGCCCGCGTGACGACTGTATAGCCCGAGGACCTGAACGTGGACGTCGCGGGTACCGGCGCCGGCTCTCCACGGGGAAACCGCAGAAACGGGGACAGCGCGTAGCCGTCGTCGCCGTCGCCGATCGCCGGCCAACGTTCAGCCGGCCAACCGAACGCGGCGTCGAACGCCTGACTGCGCGCCACGGCCCGCTCCAGCGCCGCAGGCACGGGCCGGTTTCTCTGTCTGAGCAGGGCCACGACGAGTCGGTACAGGTCCGAGACCACCCGCTGATACCGGAATCCCTGCTCCGCGCCGCCGCCGTCGTCGAGGATCTGGTGGGAAGCTTCGTGCTCCAGCAACCGGAGTCCGGCGGCCGACCAGCCTCCATCGCCTTGCAGCTCCGGAAACAGGATACCGGCGTACACGAGCCCGGCCGCCTCCGCGACGGTATGGTTCCCGAGAGACGAACCGATGGACAGCCGGCGTCGGATGAATTCGGCGTGCCCGCGGATCAGACCTGTCACAACGGGCCACGTTCCCTCGGGATCGCTCAACCAGGGCCGGGCGATGTCGATCGCGTGACACACGGCCAAGAGACGGAGCGCGCATTCCATCGCCGAAATGTAATGAATGCCGGTGAGAAACGGGTTGGCCTTGCGCCATGACCGGAGCCGGGCTTCCAGCGACTGAACGGCGCGGCGGCGCAGGCTCGCTTCAGCCGTTCGTGAGATCAACGCCAGCGCAATCAGATGCTGAAGCCGCGCGGGCTCCCATGCAACGCGCACGTCCCCGTACGGATTGCCTTCGCGATACGGAATGCTCGCGAAGAACGTATTCGGCCAGAGCCTGCCGGTGTCCGGCGCCCGGCGCCAGATGTCCGGATCCTCACTCCATGCCCACTCATGGCCGAGCGCGCGGAAACGCCCCTCCACCAACCCCTCCGCCGAGTCCGCGAGGGCGTCGAGCGCCCAGGGCAACTCCGGCAATTGCGGTGTCGAGGCAACGCAAAACGCCAGGCGGCCGGCATCGCGGACCGGAGCGTCCGCCGTCAGCCACCCGAAGCGATGGCCGACCTGCCAGGCCTTCAGCGCGCACTGCTCGCCCGCCCGACTAATCAGTTCGGCGGGACTCATCACGCTCGCGCGCCTGGCGTACCAGGCCAGTGTCCGGGAGACACGGAAGGAATGAAACGGCATCGTTCCGGCGGCGTCAGACGTCATACACGGCTCCCGTTCGCAGGCTTTGCGCGGCCAACAGGCAGGCGCGGGTGACGGCCCACACCTGCTCGAAGGGAATCAACGGCGGCTTCCCGCGCGTGATCGCCTCGACGAATTGCGCCATTTCCTCCCCGAAGCCTTTGTCGCGCTCTCCGGACTTGAACGTCCGCTTGCGGCCTTGCGCATAGAGATCGGTCCGCACGAAATCGTCCATCGTCAGGGCCCGTCCGTTGCCGAACACTTCGACCCGTTCCTTGGGCAGCACGGTATCTCCCCCTGCTGTATAAACGATCGTCCCGATGGAGCCATCGGCGAACGCCAGGCTGATGACGCACTGGTCGTCGGTGATCCCGGAGCTGTGCCGGCCGATCCTTCTAGCGTGCACCGAAACCGGAAGCGCGCCGCACAGCGCCTGAAGGTAGTCCACGAAATGGCAGATTTCCCCGAGCACGCGACCGCCTCCCACATCAGGGTCCTGAATCCAGTGCGTAGGCGGGATGGCCCCCGCATTCACCCGGTACACCATGACCAGCGGATCGACGCGCCGGCGGAACAACGCGCGCGCCTCAGCGGCATGCCGGGAGAATCGACGGTTGAGCCCCACCATGAGCTGCAGCCCTTGGTCGGCCCGTTCCCGATACACCGCCGCGATACGGTCCAGTTCCTCCTGCGTCAGGCAGAGCGGTTTTTCCACGAACACGTGCTTGCCGGCCTCCAACGCCCGGACGACCAGGTCCGCGTGCGTGTCATGCCGGGTTCCGATCAGAACGGCGTTGACGGCGTCGTCCGCCAGGACGGCCTGCGGATCGCCGGTGCAGTACGCGGCGCGGATCCGATCGGCCAAGGCCTTGGCGGTGACGCCGGAAGCGGTGCACACGGCCCGGATCGACACGTCCCGCGCTCCCGCCAGCGCCGGGAGCAGCGCGTCCTTCACGTGCTGCCCGGCTCCGATCAACCCCAGAACCACGGAGGCCGCCGGTTGAACCGGCGACACGGCGATCACCGGCGTTTCTGGTCGCTCGTGATTCGACGGATACGTGATCACCAGCCCCAGGCAGGGCACCGTGTTGTCCATCAGGAGCCGGTAGGCTTCTTCGGCCTGCTCGATCGGAAATCGATGGGTCACCAGACGCTTGACATCGACCTTGCGTTGCCGGATCAGGTCGAGGAACGCTTCCATGTTGCGGGTCTCCGTCCAACGCACATACCCGAACGGATAGTCGCGCCCTTTTTCCTCGAACTCCTTGTCGTAACGGCCGGGTCCGTAGGACATCGACAGCCGGAATTCGAGTTCTTTCCTGTAATAGGGCTCCCGCGGGAGCGTCATGCCGACCGCGCCCACCACGACGACCCGTCCTTTCTGCCGGGCGATTTCCCCGGCGACCTGGACGGGTCCGTTCTCCTTGGTGCCGGCAGTGATGATGACGGCATCGACGCCGCGTCCCTCGGAGAACGCCAGCGCCGCTTCGATGAGGTCCGGCGGGCGAACGACGGCGTCTGCGCCGAACTCCTGCGCCAGCGCGAGCCTGTCCTGGTCCAAATCCGATCCGAGCACGGAACAGCCCGCCGCTTTCAACAACTGAACCGTCAATTGACCCAACAGGCCCAGACCGATGACTGCGACGCGCTCGCCCAAGCGCGGGTCGGCCTGGCGGACTCCCTGTAACGCGATGGCGCCGAGCGTGACGAACGCGGCCTCTTCAAAATCGACGCCGTCGGGAATTCTGACGCACAGGTTCTTCGGCACGTACACCACTTCGGCGTGAGACGCGTACTGCTGGCCAGCGCAAGCCACCCGGTCTCCGGCGGAGAAGCGATCGACCGCCTTGCCGATCCGCAGCGCCGTGCCCGCGCAGCTATAGCCCAGGGCGGCGGGGGTATCGAGTCGTTCGAACACGCGCTTCACGGTCGGGACCAGGCCGTCTCTGTGGATGTGATGGAGCACTTTGCGCACCATGTCCGGTCGCTCCATCGCTTTGCCCACCAGGCTCCTGTGCGCGACGGCGACGGTGGACTTCTCGGTTCCGGGGCTGATCAACGACACCCGATTGGCGACCAGCAGCCCTCCATGGTGCAACGGAGGCGTAGGGACATCGTCGACCTTCAACGCGCCGGTGCGGTAATTCTGGACGACTTGTTTCATAACCGGGACGCTTCGTCACGCAGGCAAGGAGAGCCGGGACTCACAGCGGTGAGCTCAGTGCCGTTCGGTGCCGGCTGCTCGCTTGCTAGGCGGGTACTCTGAACACCTGACGAAACGCAGGCGTTAAGCCTTGATTAAGGATGTGTTAAAAGGATGCGCCGGGTTCTCGGGTGGCGGAGTCGCGGGGCGTCTCTTCGAACCAGCAGGCGTGCCACAGGACGAGATTGAGGAGATTCCAGATCTTGAAGCTGTTGAAGCGCTTGCGCCGCCGGTGGCGGTCAAAGAGCCGTTCGATGAACGGACGGTTGAACCGCTCGGCGACCAGCGGGCTGCCGAGAATCCGTTCGCGCGCGAACCGCGTCACCGCGTCGCTCAACATGGTCGTGGCGGAGCCGCAAAATCCCTGTTTGCTCCGGAAAATCACCTCGTCCGGGATGAGGCCGCGGGCCGCCTGCTTCAGGAGATACTTCCCCTCTCCGTCGCGGAACTTGAGGGCAGCGGGGATCCGCAGCGCGAACTCCACGACGTCCTCATCCAGAAACGGCACGCGCGCCTCGACGGAGCAGGCCATGCTCATCTTATCCACGCGCATCAAGAGCAGTTCCGGAAGTCGGTTCCGCAATTCGAGCGCGAGGATGCGATCCAGCAGTTCCCGGTCCTTGAACGGCGACGCCAGGTCGCCGATGAGCCGTCCGGAGGAGCGAGGCATCAGCCGCTCAGGCTTGAGCAAGCCGCGCTTTTCACAGTCCCAAAAGGCGACGGCGTTTCCGAGAAACGGGGGTTCCTCGTCGGCCGCCCGTCGGAGGGCATCCGCGTACTCGGCGGGCAGGAAACCTTCGAGAATCGCGTGGGCGAGTCGGCGCAGCGGGCGCGGCAGACGCTGGTACGGCCGGTAGGCGGCCCGTTCCCACCGGGCGAAGGCGTGGTACATCGAATAGCCGGCGAACAGTTCGTCGCTGCCCTCTCCCACCTGAACCACCGGGGTCCCGGACTCTCGCGCCAGCTTCGCCAGGTAGTACAGCGGCACGCAGACCGGATCGGCCAGCGGCTCGTCCTGGTGATAAGCCATGCGCGGTAGGAACTCGATGAAGTCCCGATCGTCGATGACGATCTCGTGATGGTTCGCGCCAAACCGTTGCGCGATGAATCGGGCGTGGGCGAACTCGTTCGATGGGTCGTCCTGGATGCCGATGGAGTACGTCTCGACGGGTCGGTCCAGGAGTTCGGCCATGAGCGCCACATTCAGCGAGGAATCGACCCCGCCGCTCAAGAACGCGCCGAACGGCACGTCGGAGACCATCCGGCGCGCCACCGCCTGCCGCAGCAGGCGGCGGAGTTCGTCCATGTAATCGCGTTCGGGAATCGCCGGGTCGTGCGGCGCGAACCGGGCCGGATCCCAGAACCGGCGCTGATGCACCCGGCCACGGCGATCGACGACAAGATAGGTCCCGCTCTCCAGCTTGGCGACGTCGTCGAAAAAGGTCCGCGGCGCCGGCGCGTTGGCGAACGTCAGGTAGTGAAAGAGGGCCTCGTCGTCGATGGCCGGTTTCGCGTCGGGATGCGCCAGGATCGCCTTGATCTCCGACGCGAAGATCAGGCCGCCGGGCCGGCGCGAATAATAGAGCGGCTTGACGCCGAGCGGATCTCGAACCAATGTGAGCGTTCTCTCCATAGCGTCGAAGAGGGCGAACGCGTACATGCCTCGCAGGCGAGCCAGGCATCCGTCGAGGCCCCACTCCCGGACGCCGTAGAGGATCACCTCCGTGTCCGTCTGCGAGCGGAACGCGTAGCGCCCGGTCGCCAGGAGTTCGTTCCGGATCTCCCGATAGTTGAAGATTTCGCCGTTGAATGCGATCCACAACGAGCCGTCGGCCGTCGCCATCGGTTGCCGGCCAGACGGCGACAGGTCGATGATCGACAGCCGGCGATGACCGAGCCCGACGAACAGATCGCGATCCCGATGCGTGAACAAGCCGGCGTCGTCCGGACCCCGCCTGATCATGCGATCGCGCATGGCGAGGATGACGGCGTCCGGAACCACCTCTCCGCGCCAATCGAAGATGCCGACCACGCCGCACATTCAATTCTCCCGATGCGGCGCGCCGGCCGCCCCCGGGACCGGCCGGGGCAACCGGGCCTGGGCGATTTGCGAGAGCCAGCCGAGAAATTCCGACGACCGGGGAACGCCCGGCGGCTTGTCCGGCGAGCCGAGGAAGCGCAAGACCGCCCGCATGATGGAGCGTGGCGACTCGGGATCGAAGGTTTCGCGGGGAACCGCCACGTCCCGCACATAATCCCGTTCCGCGGCGATGATCGGCACGTTCAAGGCGCCGGCTTCCAGGAGGGGCAACGCGAAGGATTCGCTCAAGGATGGAAAGATGAGCGCGCCGATCGAACGGTAGAATTCCGCAATCCCCTCATGGGGCAGGGCGTCGAGATTCGTCACCCGAACGCCGCAATCCCGCTTGACCTCCTCGATGTATCGGGCCAGCCGCGCATCCATGGCCTCCGGCACGGTCAGCGCCAGCGTGGGAGTCAGCCCCTGTTCCGCCAGCAAGACGAAGGCCTCGAGGAGTCGCCGATGGTTCTTGTGCGGCCAGGGAAGAGAAAGGTAGCCGAAATCCCAACGGGGCGACGGCCGCTCCGAGGGGACATCGCCGGAAACGGCCGGCGGGTCGAAAAACGGGCCCAGCGCAATACGTTCCCGGCGGATGGGCGTGCGTGCGAGCAGGCGGTCCCGCATGCTGGGCGTCTGCACGAAGAACAGGTGGCTATGGTCCAAGGTCAATCGGAACCAGGCCCGCTGAAACCAGATCGGGAAACGGCGAGGCCAGGACAAACGGACGCCGGGGTCGGTGCCGGCGACGTAGGTGTTCTGGACATAGGTCACGACGAAGCCTTTGGTCCGAAAGAGCGGCGGCACGTTCGCGAGACACAGGACCACATCATCCTCCTGCGCCGTGGCGGCCAGGAGCCGTTCCGCCCGGAGCCAGCTGCGGAGTGTAGGGTCGACCGTCGCGAGCACGGTGGCTTCGGACCCACGGATATAGTCTTCCTCGAAACGCCGGTCCCGCACGACCATGACCTGGGAGAAATCCTCCCGGTGATCGCGCAACCCGCGGAGCAGACCGAGCAACAGCGACTTGCCGCCGCCCGCGTACATGAACGGCGCATGGATGATCAGCCTCATGGCGTGTAGTCTCGTCGTCGGTCGATCAGGGAGATACTGCGGACGCCGTCTCTATAAAAGATAGTTGTCATGGGCCTTCGGGCCGCCCCGTAGGATGCAAATCGCCCCCTCCCCGAGACCCTCCCCATTTGAAAAGGGGGAGGAGAGGGTGGGGTGAAGCTACGGGTTGTTCGCTATTTGCTGCTGGGCTTTTTCAAAGCAGCGATCAGCCGTCTGTGTCCGTCTCGACGCCAACAGCTCCTGCATGACCTCTCCGAGGGGTACCGACGTCCGGCCGTATTCGCGGGTGGCGGCCACACAAGCCTCTTGGGCGCCCCGTCCGAGCCGCAGCGCGACCTCGATACCTCTGGCTAGAGCTTGGGAAGTCCGATGCTCCACCAACGCGCCGTTGATGCCGTCGCGGATGACGAGCGGCGCGACGCCGACGCGGGTGGCCACCACCGGCGTCCCGCAGGCCAGTGCCTCGAGAACAGTCAAGCCCACACTTTCACGTTCGGACGCCGCGACGCACACGTCGGCGGCGTTGTACCAGCGCAGCAACTCGTCATGCGGGATCTTCCCGGCGAACACGACCCGCTCGGAGACACCCCGTTCGGAGACTTGCGCCCGGAGTGCGCCTTCTTCCTCGCCGTTGCCCACGATCGCCAACTGCAGATCCGGGTGATCCCGAGTTGCCGCGGTGAAGGCGTCCAGAATCAGGTGGACGCCCTTGAGGCGACTCAGCCGGCCGACGTAGAGCACGACGCGCATATCCGCCTGCAGGCCGAGACAGGCCCGCAGGTGCGGCGTGCGCGCGGAGCGCAGTGGCTTGAAGACCTCCGGATCCACGGTGAGGGGCGAGAGGCGGAAATCCTTCGCTCGCGCGGGCCACCGGGTCGTATAGAGTCGATAACATTCCTCATCGATGCACAGCACGCGATCGGCCCGTTCGATGAGCATCGCGATGACCCGCCGATAGAGACCGAGAACAATCCTCGTCCTCGCGAACCGATACCGGGAGCACAGAGCTCCGGCTTCCTCCACCCCGTGGACGGTGTAGACGACGAGGTGCCGCTTCGGCAGGACGAGGGGCAGCAGTTCCGGAGCATGGAGGTACACCAGGTCGAACGACCGGTCGAGCAGGCGCCGGCCGCGCACAAGGCAGGCCCAAAAGGTGCGCGCCCGCAAGGGAAGCCGCGGCCGGCGGTGATCCAAATCCTCCACCGGCACGCGATATAGGGGAATGAACGGATAGATTTCCCCGTTGATCGTGCGGGAAGACACGAGGCCTACCGGTTCCTCCGGCTTCCAGGTCAGCCCGAACAAGACCACTTCGAAACGTGATGGCTCGATCTGGGAAAGCAGACGTTTCACCGCGGTCAGCATCCCGCCGGTCGGCCGCTCGTCGAAATCGCTCGGCAGCACCACCGCGATGCGCGGGCGCCTCCCGGGCCGAACACCCGCGGCCTCGCTCGTTTCACACGCATCGACAACCGATGCCGTCAATTCCATACCGATGCCTCCCCTTTCAGCAGCGATCGGAGGGCCGCTTTGTCGTGCGGATCCAATCCCAAGAGACCCAGCAGGCCGAGGTACAGGCACCCGGCCGCGACGGCCAGCACGGGATCGTAGATCGGCTCGAGCAGCGGCTTGGTCGCCGCTAAGGCAACAGCCATTGCCGCTCCGGCCACCGCCTGTTTGACCAGTCCCCAGGAGAACGGATGAATATGATACCGGCCCCAGACCTGAATCGTTCGCACAACAACAGTCAGGATCAAGGTTCCTCCGGCCGCCACCGCTCCTCCGAGCAGACCCCACCGCGGAACCAGCAGCGCCGCAGCCACCATGAGGCCGATCCCCAAGGCGATGGTATTGATCAGCGCCAGACGCGAATGCCCCCCCATGAGCAGCACCACGTTGGCGGTTCCCGCAGCGCCGTAGATCACGTGCCCGACGGTCAGCACGATGAGCGGGATGGCGCCGGTGACATAAGCAGGCCCGAACAGCGCGAGGATGTCCGCGGAAAAGGTCATCACGCACACCGCGATCGGCACCGTCACCAGCCAGGTCAACCGCGAGACCGATTGAAACGTGTGGGCCAGACCGGACCGGTTTGCTCGGACCAAGG from Nitrospirota bacterium includes:
- a CDS encoding alginate lyase family protein; this translates as MTSDAAGTMPFHSFRVSRTLAWYARRASVMSPAELISRAGEQCALKAWQVGHRFGWLTADAPVRDAGRLAFCVASTPQLPELPWALDALADSAEGLVEGRFRALGHEWAWSEDPDIWRRAPDTGRLWPNTFFASIPYREGNPYGDVRVAWEPARLQHLIALALISRTAEASLRRRAVQSLEARLRSWRKANPFLTGIHYISAMECALRLLAVCHAIDIARPWLSDPEGTWPVVTGLIRGHAEFIRRRLSIGSSLGNHTVAEAAGLVYAGILFPELQGDGGWSAAGLRLLEHEASHQILDDGGGAEQGFRYQRVVSDLYRLVVALLRQRNRPVPAALERAVARSQAFDAAFGWPAERWPAIGDGDDGYALSPFLRFPRGEPAPVPATSTFRSSGYTVVTRADGARSRLIFDHGPLGMAPCYAHGHADALSVLLDIDDLEVLIDPGTYTYTGEPSWRRYFRGTSAHNTVTVDGLDQAVQEAAFLWTQPFYTRLAHRDTNPDGSVALVASHDGYLKRLGVLHWRALLYQPPSRWVILDRLTGRGVHRLDANWHLGADPFVEAGSSVLRSGATAVRIDVTGGAVSWHRGETDPPSGWRSPAYGVKVPIATVRCRYEGPLPHEFVTVVRADHDGSRRWVPGAALARLRRLIDEAGAY
- a CDS encoding bi-domain-containing oxidoreductase; this translates as MKQVVQNYRTGALKVDDVPTPPLHHGGLLVANRVSLISPGTEKSTVAVAHRSLVGKAMERPDMVRKVLHHIHRDGLVPTVKRVFERLDTPAALGYSCAGTALRIGKAVDRFSAGDRVACAGQQYASHAEVVYVPKNLCVRIPDGVDFEEAAFVTLGAIALQGVRQADPRLGERVAVIGLGLLGQLTVQLLKAAGCSVLGSDLDQDRLALAQEFGADAVVRPPDLIEAALAFSEGRGVDAVIITAGTKENGPVQVAGEIARQKGRVVVVGAVGMTLPREPYYRKELEFRLSMSYGPGRYDKEFEEKGRDYPFGYVRWTETRNMEAFLDLIRQRKVDVKRLVTHRFPIEQAEEAYRLLMDNTVPCLGLVITYPSNHERPETPVIAVSPVQPAASVVLGLIGAGQHVKDALLPALAGARDVSIRAVCTASGVTAKALADRIRAAYCTGDPQAVLADDAVNAVLIGTRHDTHADLVVRALEAGKHVFVEKPLCLTQEELDRIAAVYRERADQGLQLMVGLNRRFSRHAAEARALFRRRVDPLVMVYRVNAGAIPPTHWIQDPDVGGGRVLGEICHFVDYLQALCGALPVSVHARRIGRHSSGITDDQCVISLAFADGSIGTIVYTAGGDTVLPKERVEVFGNGRALTMDDFVRTDLYAQGRKRTFKSGERDKGFGEEMAQFVEAITRGKPPLIPFEQVWAVTRACLLAAQSLRTGAVYDV
- the asnB gene encoding asparagine synthase (glutamine-hydrolyzing) — its product is MCGVVGIFDWRGEVVPDAVILAMRDRMIRRGPDDAGLFTHRDRDLFVGLGHRRLSIIDLSPSGRQPMATADGSLWIAFNGEIFNYREIRNELLATGRYAFRSQTDTEVILYGVREWGLDGCLARLRGMYAFALFDAMERTLTLVRDPLGVKPLYYSRRPGGLIFASEIKAILAHPDAKPAIDDEALFHYLTFANAPAPRTFFDDVAKLESGTYLVVDRRGRVHQRRFWDPARFAPHDPAIPERDYMDELRRLLRQAVARRMVSDVPFGAFLSGGVDSSLNVALMAELLDRPVETYSIGIQDDPSNEFAHARFIAQRFGANHHEIVIDDRDFIEFLPRMAYHQDEPLADPVCVPLYYLAKLARESGTPVVQVGEGSDELFAGYSMYHAFARWERAAYRPYQRLPRPLRRLAHAILEGFLPAEYADALRRAADEEPPFLGNAVAFWDCEKRGLLKPERLMPRSSGRLIGDLASPFKDRELLDRILALELRNRLPELLLMRVDKMSMACSVEARVPFLDEDVVEFALRIPAALKFRDGEGKYLLKQAARGLIPDEVIFRSKQGFCGSATTMLSDAVTRFARERILGSPLVAERFNRPFIERLFDRHRRRKRFNSFKIWNLLNLVLWHACWFEETPRDSATREPGASF
- a CDS encoding glycosyltransferase: MRLIIHAPFMYAGGGKSLLLGLLRGLRDHREDFSQVMVVRDRRFEEDYIRGSEATVLATVDPTLRSWLRAERLLAATAQEDDVVLCLANVPPLFRTKGFVVTYVQNTYVAGTDPGVRLSWPRRFPIWFQRAWFRLTLDHSHLFFVQTPSMRDRLLARTPIRRERIALGPFFDPPAVSGDVPSERPSPRWDFGYLSLPWPHKNHRRLLEAFVLLAEQGLTPTLALTVPEAMDARLARYIEEVKRDCGVRVTNLDALPHEGIAEFYRSIGALIFPSLSESFALPLLEAGALNVPIIAAERDYVRDVAVPRETFDPESPRSIMRAVLRFLGSPDKPPGVPRSSEFLGWLSQIAQARLPRPVPGAAGAPHREN
- a CDS encoding glycosyltransferase family 4 protein, which gives rise to MELTASVVDACETSEAAGVRPGRRPRIAVVLPSDFDERPTGGMLTAVKRLLSQIEPSRFEVVLFGLTWKPEEPVGLVSSRTINGEIYPFIPLYRVPVEDLDHRRPRLPLRARTFWACLVRGRRLLDRSFDLVYLHAPELLPLVLPKRHLVVYTVHGVEEAGALCSRYRFARTRIVLGLYRRVIAMLIERADRVLCIDEECYRLYTTRWPARAKDFRLSPLTVDPEVFKPLRSARTPHLRACLGLQADMRVVLYVGRLSRLKGVHLILDAFTAATRDHPDLQLAIVGNGEEEGALRAQVSERGVSERVVFAGKIPHDELLRWYNAADVCVAASERESVGLTVLEALACGTPVVATRVGVAPLVIRDGINGALVEHRTSQALARGIEVALRLGRGAQEACVAATREYGRTSVPLGEVMQELLASRRTQTADRCFEKAQQQIANNP